From a region of the Roseivirga sp. 4D4 genome:
- a CDS encoding SH3 domain-containing protein has translation MFTQSLEIYESIYTDTQRATPAMLLKMAYSQEAMGNLSNALVYLHDYYKVTSDKTVLKKMSDLAQVNGLEGYDSNDFQRFVKTIQDYKLIIIAVLLALSLLILSMIFRKIKKHNEKSPGLAVGFVLILGLAVFFVNFSGQPQKGIVTSTNSYVMSGPSAAAELIEVVGQGHKVEIIDKTDIWYEIKWRGKRAFVRETNLQELL, from the coding sequence ATGTTTACGCAGTCATTGGAGATATATGAGAGTATATATACTGATACTCAGCGTGCTACGCCTGCCATGCTTTTGAAGATGGCGTATAGCCAAGAGGCGATGGGAAACTTGAGTAACGCCTTAGTCTATCTGCATGACTATTATAAAGTGACTTCAGACAAGACTGTCTTGAAGAAAATGAGTGATCTGGCTCAGGTCAATGGGTTGGAAGGATATGATTCTAATGACTTTCAACGGTTTGTCAAAACCATTCAAGATTATAAACTGATTATCATTGCTGTTTTACTCGCCCTGAGTCTGTTGATCTTATCTATGATTTTTAGGAAGATCAAGAAGCACAATGAAAAATCTCCTGGACTGGCTGTTGGTTTTGTCCTCATTTTGGGCTTGGCAGTGTTCTTTGTCAATTTTAGCGGGCAACCACAAAAGGGGATCGTTACTTCCACTAATTCTTATGTCATGTCTGGACCTTCGGCTGCCGCTGAGTTGATCGAAGTAGTAGGTCAGGGGCACAAAGTCGAAATCATCGACAAGACTGACATTTGGTACGAGATCAAATGGAGGGGAAAACGTGCTTTCGTAAGAGAGACTAATTTGCAGGAACTGCTTTAG
- a CDS encoding tetratricopeptide repeat protein: MKNLRTFLLSSILLFSLNGVVLSQETIPDVNVVSLTDTLNGAVGEIERDVIGNLFVADFGEKVWKISPWGDVSVFSNQMYGSSGNTLDPQGNLFQAQFYGNTITKINRYTREVSEVAHEGLFGPVGLTFKNKDLYICNCANNTIAKMGPDQKVVEFAKSPLLNCPNGITVGFDGNLYVVNFSNPNIVKINPEGEATLFAKLPASTGGHIIQHRGNFYITSFADHKIFKVSADAKVTHFAGTGETGVKNGEALQSQFINPNGIAAGTGKLFVNDKIPGSNGRQQTVVRQINFTEYYDLIKRVSASGDLKAVKETHEAYKNHRAYKNDHTEGTLNRIGYELLNSRQMDTAIGVFLINTEAYPNSFNTWDSLAEAYLLKGDKKKAKANYQKSLKLNPNNANAKEKLKSL; the protein is encoded by the coding sequence ATGAAAAACTTACGAACCTTCCTTCTCTCCTCTATACTTTTATTCTCCCTTAACGGAGTGGTCCTAAGTCAAGAAACTATTCCGGATGTGAATGTAGTATCACTAACCGACACCCTAAACGGTGCAGTAGGAGAAATCGAAAGAGATGTCATTGGCAACCTCTTTGTCGCTGACTTTGGTGAGAAAGTCTGGAAAATATCTCCATGGGGTGATGTCTCAGTTTTTAGCAATCAAATGTATGGCTCATCGGGTAACACGCTTGACCCACAAGGCAACCTCTTCCAAGCGCAGTTTTATGGAAATACCATCACCAAAATCAATCGCTATACCAGAGAAGTTTCGGAGGTAGCCCATGAAGGTCTCTTCGGGCCTGTTGGCTTAACTTTTAAAAACAAAGACCTCTATATCTGTAACTGCGCTAACAACACTATCGCCAAGATGGGCCCTGACCAAAAGGTAGTTGAGTTTGCTAAGAGCCCACTTTTAAATTGTCCCAACGGTATCACTGTAGGTTTTGATGGCAACCTTTATGTTGTCAATTTTAGTAATCCAAACATCGTAAAGATCAATCCCGAAGGAGAAGCCACACTCTTCGCCAAATTACCTGCCAGTACAGGTGGACATATCATTCAGCACAGGGGCAATTTCTATATTACCAGCTTTGCCGATCACAAAATATTCAAGGTATCAGCAGATGCCAAGGTCACACACTTTGCAGGAACAGGCGAGACTGGAGTTAAGAATGGTGAGGCACTTCAATCCCAATTCATAAACCCAAATGGCATCGCGGCCGGAACAGGAAAGCTGTTTGTAAACGATAAAATTCCAGGATCTAATGGAAGACAACAGACGGTGGTTAGGCAGATAAACTTCACAGAATACTATGACCTGATTAAAAGGGTATCAGCCAGTGGAGACCTCAAAGCAGTCAAAGAAACACACGAGGCCTATAAAAATCACCGAGCCTACAAAAATGATCATACGGAAGGAACATTGAATCGTATTGGTTATGAACTCTTAAACTCAAGACAAATGGACACGGCCATTGGCGTCTTTCTGATCAATACAGAAGCCTACCCCAATTCATTCAATACCTGGGACAGTCTGGCCGAGGCCTACCTGCTAAAAGGCGATAAGAAGAAGGCCAAGGCCAATTATCAGAAGTCTCTGAAATTGAACCCTAACAATGCTAACGCTAAAGAAAAACTCAAGTCCCTCTAA
- a CDS encoding PadR family transcriptional regulator codes for MKGTYLGEFEEIVLLTIGVLQEEAYGVAIKLEIEQRTNRTPSIGALHSALSRLEDKGFIKSREGGATKSRGGRRKRFYTITSAGESTLIKANELRNELFKLIPNFQGLNS; via the coding sequence ATGAAAGGAACTTATTTGGGAGAGTTCGAAGAGATAGTTCTGCTCACAATTGGAGTGCTTCAAGAAGAGGCATATGGCGTGGCCATTAAACTCGAAATTGAGCAGCGAACCAACCGAACGCCTAGTATTGGCGCCTTGCACTCAGCACTAAGTCGGCTTGAGGATAAAGGCTTCATCAAATCTCGCGAAGGTGGTGCTACTAAGTCTAGAGGTGGCAGAAGAAAAAGGTTTTACACCATTACCTCTGCTGGGGAAAGCACACTCATCAAGGCCAACGAGCTTAGAAATGAGCTCTTCAAATTGATACCCAACTTTCAAGGTCTCAATTCATGA
- a CDS encoding ABC transporter permease, whose product MSRNWSNPPQWPQRLLKWLCSEDHFEILQGDLFELYEYRLLKKGKAKAKLHFIKDSFDMIRPFALKRKKKRKLNQTAMLKNYFKISFRNMLRHKVYASINIAGLSVGITCFLLIFLYLQNELSYDRYHEDAEDVYRVVIPNYDADGETSAVFDYGSLRTAEMLKNDFSQIESVVRFNPFNFPVVEYDNKRFEEAFFNLVEPSIFDVFTFKWIEGQAQGALTDPFTLVITESTAKKYFGEDTALGKTLKVVDGGSFLFKITGVVEDFPEESHMDYNFLGSWATFESMVDLSQRTQYYGNYNFPTYIKLNPGTKIKDLSAQIPAMIDKYIENIQGDPASTRIGLVFQKITDIHLYGTPGTAGTKRVFYLYLFSAVGLLVLLIGCINYMNLATAKYANRLKEIGVRKVMGAGSTSISQQFLVESVSYTLISLILSIGLALLVLPSLNRFTEKSLSMNFASNFSLYLFLLGVAIFVGLIAGSYPALFMSRFKTVSALKSGKLNIKKRSLFRTSMVVFQFTITISLVMGVIVVDRQLSFIRNQDPGFDRELVVTFSANGEMNEQTEVFKSKLATNPNILETTFSTRVPTGRLADSMDASFLDDDTSSDVDFRLPFIRADHDFLNLYNISIVAGGNLQSMVPSDSNQVFIINETAVKQLGWASPEEAIDKRLQYGSLRGFVKGVVEDFHFESFHSPIQPIIFFNTSRNKRIASVKIAGNNIPETMSFLEENFKTYNPDRNFDGSFLDDDFNRQYQAEDQLSEISKAFSLLAIFIACIGLLGLVSFTLEQKAKEISVRKVLGASVSGILLMVNRSYALIIFVAFCISVPISIYALQHWLGSFAYHIEIGIGIISAAGFITITLAIITICSQALRFATANPIKWLRNE is encoded by the coding sequence ATGAGTAGGAACTGGTCAAATCCTCCTCAGTGGCCACAGCGCTTATTAAAATGGCTCTGTTCAGAAGATCACTTCGAGATACTTCAGGGTGATCTCTTTGAGCTATACGAGTACAGGTTATTAAAAAAAGGGAAGGCAAAAGCTAAGCTGCATTTCATCAAAGACAGCTTTGATATGATCAGGCCTTTTGCGCTCAAAAGGAAAAAGAAACGAAAACTCAATCAAACCGCTATGCTTAAAAATTACTTCAAAATCTCATTCAGGAATATGCTTCGGCATAAGGTCTATGCCTCTATTAACATTGCCGGACTTTCCGTTGGCATTACTTGCTTCCTACTGATTTTTCTCTACCTCCAGAATGAATTAAGTTATGATCGCTATCATGAAGATGCAGAAGATGTTTATCGGGTTGTGATACCAAATTATGATGCAGATGGGGAAACCAGTGCCGTATTTGATTATGGATCACTCAGAACAGCTGAGATGCTTAAAAATGACTTCTCTCAAATTGAGTCAGTGGTCAGGTTCAACCCCTTCAATTTTCCTGTAGTCGAATATGACAACAAACGTTTCGAGGAGGCTTTTTTCAATTTAGTCGAGCCCAGCATCTTTGATGTTTTCACTTTCAAATGGATAGAGGGCCAAGCTCAGGGTGCCTTAACAGATCCCTTCACACTAGTGATCACCGAATCGACTGCAAAAAAATACTTCGGTGAAGATACGGCCCTTGGTAAAACATTAAAGGTCGTAGATGGCGGTAGCTTTCTCTTTAAGATAACCGGTGTAGTTGAAGACTTCCCTGAAGAGTCTCACATGGATTACAATTTTTTAGGTTCATGGGCAACTTTTGAATCCATGGTTGACCTGAGTCAAAGAACACAGTACTATGGCAACTATAACTTTCCAACCTACATAAAGCTAAACCCGGGCACCAAAATCAAAGACCTGTCTGCACAAATTCCAGCAATGATTGACAAGTACATTGAAAACATTCAAGGTGACCCAGCTAGCACTAGGATTGGTCTGGTATTCCAAAAAATAACCGATATCCATTTGTATGGAACTCCAGGTACCGCTGGGACCAAGCGAGTATTCTATTTATACCTATTCTCAGCAGTCGGACTCTTGGTTTTACTAATTGGCTGTATTAACTATATGAATTTGGCCACGGCTAAGTATGCCAATCGGTTGAAAGAGATTGGGGTTAGAAAAGTGATGGGCGCAGGCTCAACAAGTATATCCCAACAGTTCTTGGTCGAATCTGTTAGCTACACACTCATTTCATTAATCCTAAGCATTGGATTGGCACTTCTAGTACTCCCTTCTCTAAATAGATTCACGGAGAAGTCCTTGTCCATGAATTTTGCTTCTAACTTCAGCTTGTATCTTTTCTTATTGGGTGTAGCAATCTTCGTGGGACTAATAGCCGGGAGTTACCCTGCCTTGTTTATGTCGCGTTTTAAAACTGTGAGTGCCTTGAAAAGTGGCAAGCTCAACATCAAAAAACGTTCGTTATTCCGGACTAGCATGGTGGTTTTTCAATTTACCATCACTATTAGCCTTGTCATGGGAGTAATTGTGGTAGACCGTCAACTCAGCTTTATCCGAAACCAGGATCCTGGCTTTGATCGAGAATTAGTCGTAACCTTCTCCGCCAATGGAGAAATGAATGAACAGACCGAAGTTTTCAAAAGCAAACTGGCCACCAATCCAAATATTCTGGAAACCACATTCTCAACACGTGTTCCAACTGGCAGACTAGCTGATTCAATGGATGCGTCATTTTTAGATGATGATACATCCTCCGATGTCGATTTTCGTCTACCTTTTATCAGAGCAGACCATGATTTTCTTAATTTATATAACATCTCCATAGTAGCCGGAGGTAATCTTCAGAGCATGGTACCATCGGACAGTAATCAGGTATTCATTATCAATGAAACTGCTGTCAAACAACTCGGTTGGGCTTCTCCTGAAGAAGCAATTGACAAAAGGCTTCAATATGGCTCGTTAAGAGGTTTTGTAAAAGGCGTTGTGGAAGATTTCCATTTTGAATCATTTCATTCCCCTATACAACCTATAATATTTTTCAATACGTCCAGAAATAAGAGAATCGCTTCAGTGAAGATTGCGGGAAATAATATACCTGAAACCATGAGCTTTTTGGAAGAAAACTTTAAAACCTACAATCCAGATAGAAATTTTGATGGCAGTTTTTTAGATGATGATTTCAACAGACAATATCAAGCAGAAGATCAGTTGAGCGAAATCTCCAAAGCCTTCTCCCTGCTTGCCATCTTTATCGCCTGTATAGGTCTTCTCGGATTGGTGAGTTTTACACTTGAGCAAAAGGCGAAGGAGATTAGCGTGAGAAAAGTTCTTGGTGCCTCTGTCAGCGGAATTTTACTCATGGTAAATCGTAGTTATGCCCTAATCATCTTTGTTGCCTTTTGTATCTCGGTGCCTATTTCCATTTATGCCTTACAACATTGGCTCGGTTCATTTGCCTATCACATTGAAATCGGTATTGGTATTATCAGCGCTGCCGGATTCATTACCATAACATTGGCAATTATTACTATCTGCTCTCAGGCCTTAAGGTTCGCAACAGCCAACCCAATTAAGTGGTTGAGAAATGAATAG
- the murI gene encoding glutamate racemase yields MNKQHPIGIFDSGMGGLTVAHAVSHLLPEEQLIYFGDSAHLPYGDKSAATIQAYSIKICDVLLQKGCKVILIACNSASAAAYELIKAYVGSKALVINVIDPVVEYLVSNFSKKKIGLIGTKQTVGSGVYEYQVKLKDSSIQIGSLATPLLVPMIEEGFHRNEISEAIIEEYLSSETLEAIEALILGCTHYPLIKQKVTKYYAENVEVIDSSEIVAATLKKVLGENDLLIKKRSKPNEFLVSDITPSFEAATGLFFGTKVPLTLHKLWE; encoded by the coding sequence ATGAATAAGCAGCATCCCATAGGGATTTTTGATAGCGGTATGGGTGGTCTTACGGTTGCCCATGCTGTTAGTCATTTGCTTCCGGAAGAACAGCTTATCTATTTTGGAGACTCCGCGCATCTACCCTATGGCGATAAGTCAGCAGCCACCATACAGGCCTACTCTATAAAAATCTGTGATGTGCTATTACAAAAGGGATGTAAGGTCATTCTGATTGCCTGTAATTCCGCATCTGCTGCTGCCTATGAACTGATAAAGGCTTATGTGGGGAGCAAAGCCCTGGTAATTAATGTGATCGATCCGGTGGTCGAATATTTGGTATCAAACTTCAGCAAGAAAAAAATAGGTTTGATTGGCACAAAGCAAACCGTTGGGTCGGGGGTCTACGAATACCAGGTAAAGTTAAAGGACAGTTCTATTCAAATTGGATCGCTGGCCACCCCACTCTTAGTACCAATGATTGAAGAAGGCTTTCATCGCAATGAGATTTCAGAAGCCATCATTGAAGAATATCTCAGTAGTGAGACTTTAGAGGCTATCGAAGCACTCATCTTGGGTTGTACGCATTACCCATTAATCAAACAAAAGGTCACTAAGTACTATGCTGAAAATGTTGAGGTGATCGATTCTTCTGAAATTGTTGCGGCTACCTTAAAAAAGGTCTTGGGTGAAAATGATCTTCTGATCAAGAAAAGATCCAAACCGAATGAATTTTTAGTATCGGATATCACGCCTTCTTTCGAAGCAGCCACAGGGCTTTTTTTCGGTACTAAAGTGCCTTTGACCCTGCATAAACTCTGGGAGTGA
- a CDS encoding complex I subunit 1/NuoH family protein yields the protein MYAFLFFLSFFLVYMVFVVYAERKISAFIQDRYGPMEVGYYGILQTVADLLKLVQKEDIVPLAADKKLFKPGPIVIFTAVFAGFAVLPLTSDFGGSAADVGIFYLLAIVSLDVIGILMAGWGSNSKYALFGAMRSVAQIISYEIPLGLTVVCVVMVSQTLNLQEIVFQQGIWWNTIDKEAQNFLFGIKALGINTTEIGGILTWNIFRAPIFLFGFIIFFIASLAESNRGPFDIPEAESELVGGFHTEYSGLRWGLVMMGEYGMMLLVSFLAVILFLGGWNTPLPNIGSVTLAEWTSGTPGTIAGHIWGAFWMLAKTFLLVGLQMWIRWTYPRLRIDQLMNLSWKYLTPAAILLVLLSGIWRLLMI from the coding sequence GTGTACGCATTTCTCTTTTTCCTTTCTTTTTTCTTAGTCTACATGGTCTTTGTAGTATATGCCGAAAGGAAAATTTCTGCCTTTATCCAAGACCGTTATGGGCCGATGGAAGTTGGCTACTACGGCATTCTGCAGACGGTCGCTGATCTACTCAAACTGGTACAAAAAGAGGACATCGTTCCACTCGCTGCGGACAAGAAATTATTCAAGCCAGGCCCAATCGTCATATTTACAGCCGTTTTCGCTGGCTTTGCCGTTTTGCCATTAACTTCTGACTTTGGTGGTTCAGCCGCTGATGTCGGCATTTTTTATCTGCTAGCCATAGTCTCACTGGATGTCATTGGTATTCTGATGGCCGGTTGGGGTTCTAACAGCAAGTATGCCCTCTTCGGTGCCATGCGCTCCGTAGCCCAAATTATATCTTACGAAATCCCTTTGGGGCTTACCGTAGTCTGCGTGGTTATGGTATCTCAAACCCTCAACCTACAGGAAATTGTCTTCCAACAAGGCATCTGGTGGAATACGATAGACAAGGAAGCGCAAAACTTCTTATTCGGTATTAAGGCACTAGGAATTAATACGACAGAGATTGGTGGTATTCTTACCTGGAATATTTTCAGAGCACCCATCTTCCTATTCGGATTTATCATATTCTTCATTGCTTCATTGGCTGAAAGTAATCGCGGACCTTTTGATATCCCAGAAGCCGAGTCTGAATTAGTCGGTGGGTTTCATACAGAGTATTCAGGCCTCAGATGGGGATTGGTAATGATGGGTGAATATGGCATGATGCTTTTAGTTTCATTCTTAGCTGTTATTCTTTTCTTAGGCGGTTGGAATACTCCCCTACCAAACATTGGATCAGTGACTCTGGCAGAATGGACCAGCGGAACCCCGGGCACCATTGCAGGTCATATTTGGGGTGCCTTCTGGATGCTCGCCAAAACCTTCTTACTTGTTGGTCTGCAAATGTGGATCAGATGGACATATCCAAGGTTGAGAATTGATCAATTGATGAACTTAAGCTGGAAGTACTTGACGCCAGCTGCAATACTACTGGTCTTACTAAGTGGCATTTGGAGGTTGCTTATGATATGA
- a CDS encoding 4Fe-4S dicluster domain-containing protein encodes MKEYWRNIKTTVKTLKKGLEITGKHMVDARKQRDAISPSDQNYFDQQNGLFTVQYPKEQIPVPDHGRYKLHNEIEDCIVCDKCAKVCPVNCIDIEPVRATEEFGKTSDGTPLRIYAAKFDIDMAKCCFCGLCTTVCPTECLTMTSEYDFSAFDFAEHNVPFANMSPLEILEKKKELEEFNKKKEEAKAKAQAAQPASSAGRPVVKPSIKPKSTAGAKPVMKPKVGGSGTKPVMKPKVPGASAAKPKVVIKPKIQVKKEGNEEIKPKARPVIKPKVQVRKTEEQPKKAARPKIPMKPAVPPRKKDESEDDQ; translated from the coding sequence ATGAAGGAGTATTGGCGCAACATAAAGACCACTGTAAAGACCTTAAAAAAAGGTCTTGAAATTACTGGGAAACATATGGTTGATGCTCGTAAGCAGCGAGACGCTATCTCCCCGAGTGACCAGAATTACTTTGATCAACAAAACGGACTTTTCACTGTCCAGTATCCCAAAGAACAAATCCCAGTTCCAGATCACGGCAGATACAAACTGCACAATGAAATCGAAGACTGTATCGTCTGTGACAAGTGTGCAAAGGTCTGCCCAGTCAATTGTATTGACATCGAGCCCGTTCGAGCCACTGAAGAGTTTGGCAAAACTTCGGACGGCACTCCGTTGAGAATCTATGCCGCCAAGTTTGACATTGACATGGCCAAGTGCTGCTTCTGTGGTTTGTGCACAACGGTTTGCCCTACAGAATGTCTGACCATGACCAGCGAATATGATTTCAGTGCTTTTGACTTTGCAGAACATAATGTTCCCTTCGCTAACATGTCTCCGCTCGAAATTCTGGAGAAGAAAAAGGAACTGGAAGAATTCAATAAGAAAAAGGAAGAGGCTAAAGCCAAAGCACAAGCAGCTCAGCCTGCGAGTTCAGCGGGGAGACCAGTAGTAAAACCTTCTATAAAACCGAAGTCAACCGCTGGTGCAAAACCTGTGATGAAACCCAAAGTTGGGGGATCAGGTACTAAGCCAGTAATGAAACCTAAGGTACCAGGTGCGAGTGCCGCCAAGCCGAAAGTTGTGATTAAGCCTAAAATCCAAGTCAAAAAAGAAGGCAATGAAGAGATAAAGCCAAAGGCAAGACCTGTGATCAAACCAAAGGTCCAAGTCAGGAAAACTGAGGAGCAACCAAAGAAGGCAGCTCGACCCAAAATACCGATGAAACCCGCTGTTCCACCTCGAAAAAAAGATGAGTCTGAAGACGATCAATAA
- a CDS encoding NADH-quinone oxidoreductase subunit J, translated as MEVNDIIFYIFGAITAISALYIMLTRNILYAAFALILTFIGVAGIYVFLGAEFIAVTQILVYVGGILILLVFGIMLTNRLSGKKVVSPAYHKLMGLIVAGGLFAILFKGILEANFSALNWIDKSKGAESSIPKFGLTLMTDYVLVFEIIGVLLLLALIGAVRIAGKTRKEVNDAL; from the coding sequence ATGGAAGTGAACGACATCATATTCTACATCTTCGGTGCCATTACTGCAATATCAGCACTCTATATCATGCTGACTAGGAATATCTTGTATGCTGCTTTCGCATTGATACTGACATTTATTGGAGTGGCAGGAATCTATGTGTTTTTAGGAGCAGAGTTTATTGCCGTGACACAGATCTTGGTCTATGTAGGTGGAATTCTCATTCTTTTAGTATTCGGCATCATGCTCACCAATAGGCTTTCGGGTAAGAAAGTCGTGAGCCCTGCCTATCACAAGCTTATGGGCTTGATAGTAGCCGGTGGCCTTTTCGCTATACTCTTCAAGGGCATTTTAGAAGCCAATTTTAGTGCACTGAACTGGATTGATAAAAGCAAAGGAGCAGAATCTAGTATCCCTAAGTTTGGGTTGACCTTGATGACAGACTACGTTTTAGTCTTCGAAATTATTGGTGTATTACTATTACTGGCACTGATCGGTGCAGTGAGAATTGCTGGGAAGACAAGAAAGGAGGTTAATGATGCCCTTTGA
- the nuoK gene encoding NADH-quinone oxidoreductase subunit NuoK, translated as MMPFDYLLILGAFLFCIGLFVVVTRKNAIMVLIGIELMLNAANINLIAFSSFDPNALQGQIFSLFIITVAAAEAAVGLSIVVKVYKHFQTADLDKINELKG; from the coding sequence ATGATGCCCTTTGATTACCTGCTCATTTTGGGTGCTTTCTTGTTTTGCATTGGTCTGTTCGTAGTAGTAACCCGCAAAAACGCGATCATGGTTTTAATAGGCATCGAACTGATGCTAAATGCGGCTAACATTAATTTGATTGCATTCAGCAGTTTTGATCCCAATGCATTACAAGGCCAGATCTTTTCACTGTTCATCATTACGGTAGCAGCCGCAGAAGCAGCAGTCGGGCTATCTATCGTGGTTAAAGTCTACAAGCATTTTCAAACGGCCGACTTGGATAAAATCAATGAGTTGAAAGGATGA
- the nuoL gene encoding NADH-quinone oxidoreductase subunit L, producing MIDLQDIILPKSDPIIYWVIALLAIPFFSFITTQKFKSKAPHWATFLLGLNTLIAIYLTTQYWNSNFITVRGHWFKLGETQITYSFLIDRLTLAMSVIVNFISLLVHLFSQEYMRKDKAKPRYFAFLGLFTFSMMGIVLFNDLLFIFIFWELVGLSSYLLIGFWFEKKSASLAANKAFIMNRLGDLGFITGLMILYTQFQSFDLEAIKSLMIYSEIEDGNWVAHFVNNGQEVTNTLDGRWLSAAGIALFCGAVGKSAQFPLQVWLPDAMEGPTPVSALIHAATMVAAGVYMLARVFVILDAQALEVVAIVGAITAFMAAIAALSQFDIKKVLAYSTISQLGYMVMAMGIGAYTSGLFHLVTHAFFKAGLFLSAGIIIHQLHKLESKEIKFNTQDMRVMGGLRKQMPKTFFCFLICALALAGLPGFSGFLSKDAILLDLAVWADIKGGGFYIPEVLAFATVLFTGFYTIRMIMLVFFGNFRLPIIMQKDELSGQLKEGNWVMLVPVAILALLSLSPVFGFTLNAEHTWFVEAMPTPIYLVPISYAAKSLVDVTPETFEALHGLVNAVSIGLALIGIVIAYLAYKPNAKLEQSFVEKREPRGLFGQVSFYHWYQDALYRKAILKFVMLKAQALAWFDRKVIDGIVDGLAKFQVIFAHLIKWFDRYFVDGLVHLTVFTSGRIGQLTRSIQSGNVQAYILMSFVFLILLMLYLVF from the coding sequence ATGATCGATCTGCAGGACATCATATTGCCCAAAAGCGACCCAATCATTTATTGGGTTATCGCCTTGCTGGCCATCCCATTCTTCTCTTTTATCACCACACAAAAGTTTAAGTCGAAAGCTCCGCATTGGGCCACTTTTCTTTTGGGCTTGAATACGTTGATTGCTATTTACCTGACTACCCAATACTGGAACAGTAATTTCATCACCGTAAGAGGCCATTGGTTCAAATTGGGTGAAACCCAGATCACTTATTCCTTCCTAATCGATCGGCTTACGTTGGCCATGTCGGTGATTGTGAACTTCATCTCTTTGCTGGTCCACTTATTTTCTCAGGAATACATGAGAAAGGACAAAGCGAAACCGAGGTATTTTGCCTTTCTAGGCCTATTCACCTTTTCCATGATGGGCATAGTCTTATTTAACGACTTGCTTTTCATCTTCATCTTCTGGGAACTGGTTGGGCTGTCCTCCTACCTATTGATCGGCTTTTGGTTCGAGAAGAAATCAGCATCACTAGCTGCGAATAAAGCATTTATCATGAATCGCCTCGGTGATCTTGGCTTCATTACTGGCCTCATGATTCTCTATACACAATTCCAATCCTTCGACCTAGAGGCCATCAAATCCTTGATGATTTATAGTGAAATAGAGGATGGAAACTGGGTAGCCCATTTCGTCAACAATGGTCAGGAGGTTACCAATACGCTTGACGGCAGATGGTTAAGCGCAGCAGGAATTGCCCTCTTCTGCGGAGCTGTGGGTAAATCGGCACAATTCCCCTTACAAGTCTGGCTGCCAGATGCGATGGAGGGACCTACGCCCGTCTCAGCCCTGATCCATGCTGCTACCATGGTGGCAGCTGGTGTATACATGCTGGCACGAGTATTTGTGATTTTGGATGCCCAAGCCCTAGAGGTTGTGGCCATCGTTGGTGCCATAACCGCTTTTATGGCAGCCATTGCGGCCCTATCACAATTCGACATTAAGAAAGTATTGGCCTACAGTACTATATCCCAATTAGGATATATGGTAATGGCCATGGGTATTGGGGCTTATACTTCCGGACTTTTCCATCTGGTTACCCATGCCTTCTTTAAGGCGGGGCTGTTCTTAAGTGCAGGGATTATTATTCATCAACTCCATAAGTTGGAATCAAAAGAGATAAAGTTCAATACGCAGGACATGCGTGTAATGGGAGGCCTTAGAAAGCAGATGCCCAAGACATTCTTTTGTTTTCTGATCTGCGCTTTGGCGCTTGCTGGTTTGCCTGGGTTCTCGGGTTTCCTGTCTAAAGATGCTATTCTCCTAGACCTTGCGGTTTGGGCCGACATCAAAGGCGGAGGCTTTTATATCCCTGAAGTCCTCGCATTTGCCACAGTGCTATTTACAGGTTTCTATACCATCAGAATGATCATGTTGGTGTTCTTTGGAAATTTCAGACTGCCGATCATTATGCAGAAGGATGAGCTTTCCGGGCAGCTTAAGGAAGGAAATTGGGTCATGCTTGTGCCAGTTGCCATTTTAGCGCTCCTATCGCTAAGTCCAGTTTTTGGTTTTACGCTGAATGCCGAGCATACATGGTTTGTTGAAGCCATGCCAACACCGATCTATCTAGTGCCGATTTCATACGCTGCCAAGAGCTTAGTAGATGTGACGCCTGAGACTTTCGAAGCACTTCATGGACTTGTTAATGCGGTGTCGATCGGCCTGGCACTTATTGGAATCGTCATTGCTTATTTGGCTTATAAGCCGAATGCCAAGTTGGAACAATCTTTTGTGGAGAAAAGAGAACCAAGAGGTCTTTTTGGACAGGTTTCATTCTATCACTGGTATCAGGATGCCCTTTACCGAAAGGCGATTCTCAAATTTGTTATGCTAAAAGCACAAGCGCTTGCGTGGTTCGACAGAAAGGTTATTGATGGAATCGTGGATGGTTTGGCTAAATTCCAAGTCATTTTTGCTCATCTCATCAAATGGTTTGATCGATACTTCGTAGATGGTCTGGTCCATTTGACAGTTTTCACCAGCGGAAGAATAGGTCAGTTGACCCGATCGATTCAGTCTGGTAATGTACAGGCGTACATCCTGATGAGTTTTGTGTTCTTGATCCTTTTAATGCTTTATTTGGTCTTTTAA